AGTTCCAGAAGGCCGGATTCGCCGGAGACCGGATAATGGAAGTGCATGGTTCCATTCATCACCTTCAGTGTACTAGGCCTTGCACCATGGCCATATGGGAGAACCGGGAGACCATTCCGGTGGACGAGGCGACCATGCGGGCCGGGCACGTCCCCCGCTGCATCCATTGCGGTGACGTATCCCGCCCCAACATTCTCATGTTCGGCGACTATGGCTGGATAAGCGACCGCACGGCCGGCCAGCAGCGCAATTTCGACGAGTTTCTCTCCGATATCGGGGGGCGCCGTCTGGTAGTGGTGGAGATGGGGGCCGGCACCGCCATCCCGACCATCCGCTACCTTACCGAAGACCTCGGATCCCGTCGCGGAGCGATGGCCGTGCGGATCAATCCGCGGGAGTCCCAGATCCGGGCTCCTAATCTCTCTATTTCCTGTGGCGCCCTGGATGGGGTCGCCGCAATTGATGCCGTTCTGGCTGAGGATGCTTTTTTATGATCATAAGGAGAAAAGCGGTGCAAGGCCCCTTTTCCGGCGAACAGTCCTTCTTTGCCACTGCCGCCAAGGGAGTGGAAGAGGTTCTCGCCCGCGAGATGACCAATATCGGCCTTGAAGGGGTTGTTGTCGAAAAAGGGGGAGTCCGCTTCAGGGGCAACTTGTCGGCATGCTATCGGGCCAATCTCTGGCTCAGGACCGCCAGCCGGATACTGATTCCTCTGGCCGAATTCCCCTGCGATTCTCCCCAGAGCCTTTACGACGGGGTCAGGGCGATTGCCTGGGATCGTTACCTCACTCCCGACACGACCCTTGCCGTGGAATGCGTACTCCGCGACTCGGCCCTCACCCATTCCGGTTTCGTGGCGCTGAAGACCAAAGATGCCATTGTTGATACCCTCCGTGATCGCTTCGGCCGGCGTCCCAACGTAAATCCCAGGGATCCCGATCTCCTGGTGCACGTCCATCTGGCCCGAAACAGCTGCACCATAAGTCTCGACAGCTCCGGCACCAGTCTTGACCGGCGCGGATACCGGACAGAGGCTGGGGAGGCGCCGCTGCGGGAGACCCTGGCGGCGGCCCTGGTGCTCCTGGCCGGCTGGGATGGGACAGTCCCTCTGGTTGACCCCCTGTGCGGTTCCGGGACGATTCTCGTTGAGGCGGCCCTGATGGCGCTGAACCGTGCGCCGGGGCTTCTGCGAGGGGGCTTCGGATTCCAGCGCTGGCCCACGTTTGATGCCTCACTCTGGCGCCGACTTGTGGATGAGGCCCGCCAATCGGAGCGGACAAGCCTTGCGGTACCGCTCCGGGGCAGCGACCGTTTGGAAAATGTGTTGAATGTCGCCCGCAGCAACAGCCGCCGGGCCGGTGTCGAGCAGTTTATCTCCTACATGCCCCATGATGTGCGCGAATTCGTTCCGCCACCACCTCCGGGGATAATTATCACGAATCCTCCCTATGGCCGCCGCCTCGGTGATGAAGAGCAACTGAAATCTTTCTACCGGCAAGTGGGTGATGCATTTAAGCAACGTTGTGCCGGTTACACTGCGTGGGTGCTCACCGGCAGTATTGGGCTTGCCAAGGAAGTGGGGCTTAAGGCGTCCCGCAGGATTGTCCTGTACAATGGTCCCCTTGAGTGCCGGCTTTTAAGGTATGATTTATATTGAAAATTCCGTGGCGCAGCGGGCTGTATTTGTCGGTTTGC
The nucleotide sequence above comes from Geobacter benzoatilyticus. Encoded proteins:
- a CDS encoding SIR2 family NAD-dependent protein deacylase — encoded protein: MDLQERFRAAAEAVKHADAMVITAGAGMGVDSGLPDFRGDTGFWEAYPPYWKLGITFVGAANPEHFERDPAFAWGFYGHRTNLYRETVPHAGFGILKGWVERFRLDYFVITSNVDGQFQKAGFAGDRIMEVHGSIHHLQCTRPCTMAIWENRETIPVDEATMRAGHVPRCIHCGDVSRPNILMFGDYGWISDRTAGQQRNFDEFLSDIGGRRLVVVEMGAGTAIPTIRYLTEDLGSRRGAMAVRINPRESQIRAPNLSISCGALDGVAAIDAVLAEDAFL
- a CDS encoding THUMP domain-containing class I SAM-dependent RNA methyltransferase produces the protein MIIRRKAVQGPFSGEQSFFATAAKGVEEVLAREMTNIGLEGVVVEKGGVRFRGNLSACYRANLWLRTASRILIPLAEFPCDSPQSLYDGVRAIAWDRYLTPDTTLAVECVLRDSALTHSGFVALKTKDAIVDTLRDRFGRRPNVNPRDPDLLVHVHLARNSCTISLDSSGTSLDRRGYRTEAGEAPLRETLAAALVLLAGWDGTVPLVDPLCGSGTILVEAALMALNRAPGLLRGGFGFQRWPTFDASLWRRLVDEARQSERTSLAVPLRGSDRLENVLNVARSNSRRAGVEQFISYMPHDVREFVPPPPPGIIITNPPYGRRLGDEEQLKSFYRQVGDAFKQRCAGYTAWVLTGSIGLAKEVGLKASRRIVLYNGPLECRLLRYDLY